Genomic DNA from Electrophorus electricus isolate fEleEle1 chromosome 23, fEleEle1.pri, whole genome shotgun sequence:
GAGCTCGCTCTTCAGATGGTGGTCAGCACTGGGGTGTGCAGAGAGAACGTCTACAAATACGCCTGGTTCTTCTTTGAGCTCCTGGTGAGAGGGTAGTGAGACTAGATGGTGTGAGGGACCTACGAATCAGTCTAATGATCAGATAACGTTGGACCtaaatcaatattattattaagttcaATTTATACAGCgcctttttttaattgaattttgaGAGATATTGCTAAGCTGCTAATGAGTCTTGGTAtttaaagtgtctgtgtgtcctgtgtcctgcgTCGGCGTGATGTAGGTAAAGAGCATGGCGCAATACGTGTCTCAGATGGACAAGCGGGGAATCCCCCGGAAGAGCCGCTTTTCCGACCGCTTCAAGGACGACATCACCACCATAGTGAACGTGGTGACGGCCGAAATCGGCACCATCCTGGTGAAGCAGCAAAAGGTCAGGACTGGGACCCGCGCTCGGCCTTTCCGTCCCACTGTGCTGGAGTCGCTAGTCACCAGAATGATTGATTGTGGAGAAGGCAACTGGCCCTCAAGGTGCTCAGCCTTCAGACGGACCGTCAAAGCGTAACGTTTTCTTTTTCCCGCCggcaggagctggagcaggcgGAGAAGGTGAACATCAGCCTGGCTTTCTTCCTCTATGACCTCATGTCCCTCATGGACCGAGGGTTTGTGTTCAACCTGGTGAGGAACTACTGCAACCAGGTGAGTTCTCCCTGCCACTCCGCCGCGTTTTAACCGTGATCAGCCGTGACCGCGGTGCTCCGCCAGTGACTCCGCCTCCCGCTCTGTGCTCCCCCGCCGCAGATGTCGGCCAAGAGCGTCTCCATGGCGACCCTGATCAGCATGAGGCTGGAGTTCCTCAGGGTTCTCTGCAGTCACGAGCACTACCTGAACCTGAGCCTGTACTTCAGCAGCCCTGCCTCTGCGCCCGCTTCGCCCAGCCCCTCCGTTACCTCACAGGTCAGCAAGCTCCGCCCCCTGGGTGTTAGACGGCACTCTTGCTGTTAGCACAGTGCAGAgctagggttttttttggaagctGGAGTATTCACTGTTGTGGGCAGTAGTTGTTATTTTAAGGTGCAGCCACTGTGAAAAGGCCATCTTCAAATGAATCCTAGGCACCCTCTCACCGCTTAATATtagcagctttattttttttggccagACGGGATGACGGGGATGAAAGCATGGAAAAAAGGCACCAGAAAAATTGTGCCTTGttgctaaaaaaaattaatacatttaaagaaagcTTTTTAATGTGTTCCTACAAGAATACCTAACTTGCGTGTGAAGATGGTATTTTCATAATGGCTGCCTGCAGCAACATCAAATATTTCCCAGGTCATACTCCTCTTAACTTTCACATTTACCACATACTCCCTACCTcattgcgtgtgcgtgtgcgtgtgcgtgcctgtcTCCAAACATGGCTTCTGTGAGCAGACCTCCAGTTCATGCAGTCTGCAGGACCAGAAGCTTGTGGCCATGTTTGACCTGTCTCAGGAGTTCAAGCAGCAACACTACCTGACGGGTCTGATCCTGACCGAGCTCAGCGCCGCTCTGGACACGGAGTCGGACGGGTCAGTCCAGCAGGATGGAGGCCGGCGGATTACTCCACTGTCAAGTTTATCTTTAGAATTTACAGGATGTTACCGGACACGAAATATCCCTCGTTACCTCTGAAGCCAGTCTTTTTTAGTAGTAATTTAATCTGCTCTTCATTGTTGCCAAGAgtgagaacgtgtgtgtgtgtgtgtgtgtgtgtgtgtgtgtgtgtgtgtgtgtgtgtgtagaggcaAAGTGCAGCGTAAGGCCATCAATGCCACGTACAGCCTGCTGTGCGCTCATGACCTGGACGCTCGGTGTTCAAAGCCAGAGGTCAGGACCAAGATCGCTGCTCTCTACCTCCCCCTAGTGGGCATCATCATCGACTCCATCAACTACCTGGACTTCACAGGTGGCCCCTCAGTTTCATTCCGACCAGCGGCGGCTTAAGTCGCAAACCCTCCACGCCGTTCACACTTGTGCGTACCTGTCTGTGTCCTTTGTGCAGTGTCGGACTCGCGGGGCAGCAAGGGAAAGGCCGGCGGTCCGGAGGAAGACTTTGAAAACATCCCTCCCATCAATCactctgttgccatggcgattGCAGGAAACCCATTCAACACCTTGGCAAGGAATGCAATGGTGTCTATGGCTTCCGTGGTAAGGAGATTCAAGATTTCACCTCTTGATTTGAGCTTATTCAGAACGCCTCCGGTAACTTTAAAACACTTTTCCACATATTTCCACGCAACTTCCAGAATGGCCTTAATGTATGTTCATCATTCACAGACCTCTGTGTTCATCAGTTCCACCTAGTTCTGTCCCTGTGCATCTATGCCTCACCAGAAACGGTCTGGTGTGTAATTCACACCCTCTGTAACGTCTGCCCCATCCCTCCTCCAGTCGGGTAAGAGCTGCAGCACCCTGACGGCGGAGGCCAGCCGCAGCCTGCTGGCTTGCTTCCTGTGGGTGATGAAGAACGCCGAGCAGGGCCTGGTGCAGCGCTGGCTGGCAGACACGCCCCCCGCCCAGCTGGGCCGCCTCCTCGAGCTGCTCACCATCTGCGTCTCCTGCTTGGAATACAGGGTAAGCCGCTCCGGGGCAAAGCTCCCACACATCCCTCCGCTCATCCGCCGGGATGGGCCTTTtcgttttttccccctcatgtGGGTGttcgtgcgtgcacgtgtgatGTACGTGTGATGCACGTGCAAATGTGtaagatatttgtgtgtgcgcgcgcgcaggGAAAGCAGAGCTCCGATAAGGTGAGCACACAGGCGCTACAAAAGTCCCAGCAGGCCAAAGCTCGCCTGGAGGAGGCGCTGTTAGGAGGCATGGGAGCCCGAGGGGAGATGATGAAGCGTGTAGGAGGTAGGTGCTcctctcctgctgcctccaccCTCAGCCACAGGAATCGCTCTGCCGCTCGGCTTCCGGGCAAACTAATGAATAATGTAGAGGTGCACGGATACGGAACCAGCCATAAAAATGATTGCTCCGCAGAGACCGTGGCGTGTGGGAGGAGGTGTTCTTGTCTAGAAGAAGTCGGTTTCCATTTGAGGGAGTGCTGACTTACTTTTACTGAGTTGCTTTCTCGAGCCCAGTGGTGGGGATGTcttaattttctctctttttctctctcgttcGCTGTTCTCAGCAAATGACCGGACTCTTGGCCAGAGGGAGAACCTGCGCTGGAGGAAAGACCTCACCCAGTGGCGTCAGACCAACGACAGGCAGGACAAGTGCGTGCCATCGGGTGCTTGGACCCAACCCGAAACGCGGCGCTTCGGGGCCGGAGCGGGCCGAGACGCAGCGAAAcattttcctctgtgctgtgttcccTCAGATCCAAGGCGGAGCTGGACCAGGAAGCCATAATTGGTGGGAATCTGGCCACAGAGGCCAACCTGATAGTTCTTGACCTGCTGGAGACCATAGTGCAGGTGATGAGAGGCGGGTTACTGGTCAGCACAGTATTTACCTACAGTAGTACATGGGTCAGTataaagtgcgtgtgtgtgtgtgtgtgtgtcccaggcGGTGGCACTAGGCGACTGTAAGGACAATGCTGTGGGCGGAGTCCTGCGGGTCCTGCTGCACTCGCTGACGTGTAACCAGAGCAGCACTTATCTCAGCCACTGTTTCAGCACCATCCGCGCGCTCATCGTGAAGGTAGCGCCAGGGCCGCCACGTCACTCCCTTTAACGCGCAGAACGGAGGATCCGTAGCCATCTTTTGTTGATGCAGGCTGAGCAGCTACTGATGGTGGTTTGTGTGAACAGTGCCTTTGCATTCtggtctctgattggctgtgtggcAGTTTGGGGACGTGCTGTTcgaggaggaggcggagcagtGTGCAGACCTCTGCCAGAAAGTGCTCCAGtactgcagcagctgtgtggaCAGCAACAGGAGTCAGGCCTGCGCTACCCTCTACCTCGTCATGAGATACAGCTTCAGCTCGGCCAGTGTAAGATACTTGCGCACTCGCACACTGGCGCTACCCTCTACCTCATCATGAGATACAGCTTCAGCTCGGCCAGTGTAAGATACTTGCGCACTCGCACACTGGCGCTACCCTCTACCTCGTCATGAGATACAGCTTCAGCTCGGCCAGTGTAAGATACTTGCGCACTCGCACACTGGCGCTACCCTCTACCTCGTCATGAGATACAGCTTCAGCTCGGCCAGTGTAAGATACTTGCGCACTCGCACACTGGCGCTACCCTCTACCTCGTCATGAGATACAGCTTCAGCTCGGCCAGTGTAAGATACTTGCGCACTCGCACACTGGCGCTACCCTCTACCTCATCATGAGATACAGCTTCAGCTCGGCCAGTGTAAGATACTTGCGCACTCGCACACTGGCGCTACCCTCTACCTCATCATGCAAGTGGTCTAAAGATTCTCGATGTCCTTATCGTTCGCTAAAAATTCTCAGTATGAGCTCGAATCTCTAATCAGCAAGACTACTGATGTTCTTCTGGAGCTGCGCTAGCCAAAGCTGGCCTGACAGTTGAGTTGCTCCTAACTGGGGCTTCAGGGagtctgtcacacacatgcatctgcaCAGAAGCATCATGCCTCACATGTCTCCATTAACGCCGCCATGTTTGGGTTGGGTTTGTGTCTCTGGGCTCATCTCTCTTCCGGTGCACACTGATGGATGGATTATGTCTATCCACtcaacctctcacacacacacacacacacacacacacaccccctcagcAGATGGTCGTCTTGTTTGCTTTCTCATTCATCTTTAGGATGGCACTCGCCCATTCCCAGTCTGCCTGAGCTGCTCTGGCCGTCGTCGTTATAACTTCTGAAAACGTCCCGCCGGTCGCTGTGCGTGACCACCCGCACGCTTTTAATCCGTCCCGCTGCTTCGTATCCTCACACAGCAGACCTCACCCTCACACCGAGGGACTGCGTTTAAAGACTAACAAAAGACGTCCCCTCCCCAGTATCGACATGGCTTGTCTCAAGGTGCCCCGCACATGCAGTCGATTTACCATGATGGTGCCATCGACGTGATCCATTGGCAATTATGTCCGAGTTAATGGGGGGATAATTTTGAGCTTTCCTAGAGCCTGGCGAGACTGATGGCCTCTTGGCAGTCCCAGCTGTGCGGGCCTGCCCTGGGATCAATGAGCCGGTCCCACGACGACGAGCTCTGATTGGTGCGGCGCCATGTTTTGTTCTCGGGCCCCCTGCGAGTCAGCTCGGAATTGCCCCTCAGTGCAAACTAGTCAAGCACCCAAGAGACCGAGGCTGACACTGAGAAGATTTCCCCAAATATAGTCAGTCAGATTTGTCGGGAACTGGGGGGTTCCGTCTCTCTTCTGCAGATACACGCTGTCCGGAGGCTTCATGTGCTAATTTACGTGCTGCGTGTGATGTGCATTATTTTGCTACCCCCTTCAACCCCGAGCAGAACTTCTCCCGGGTGAAGATGCAGGTGACCATGTCTCTGGCGTCCCTGGTGGGCAAATCCTCGGACGTGCGGGAGGAGTATCTGCGCCGCTCTTTCCGGACCATTCTCTCCTACGCTGAAGAGGACAGTGAGATGCAGGCCACGCAGCTTCCCGCGCAGGTATGGCCCCCGCTGCCGGTGCGCATTCCTGGCACTCCGGGCTGTTCCTAAGCCTCGGATCAGGCAGTGACCTCAGGGTCGCAGGAATGTAGGTCCCAGGTTTGTGGTCTAACCTGTCGTGAGAAAACTGCTGTCGGAGTTCAGTGTTGGCAGGGTGTTGCTTTGCACACTGGGAAACAGAATGTGTTGGGTCACTCTGAACTGTTATGCCCCAGtacacactgctgtgctgtgcctGTTTCTCAGGTGGATGAACTTCTGAAGAACTTGAACAGCATTCTCTTGGATACCGTCAAAATGAAGGAGTTCCAAGAAGACCCTGAGATGCTCATGGACCTTATGTACAGGTAGaaaatgcatgtgtgaaacGGAGAGGCACAACCCTCAaaacctccctccctcattcactTCCTCACATAGCTGTGTGAGACTCCCTCCCtcatgtgtgtgattgagtaTGCCCCCCCCCCGGCTTTACTGGCCTTCCTGTGCTGTGGTTTCCTCCTCACTTACCATTTACCTGTGGCTTCTGCTGTTTTGTCTACTGTATTCTGCCTCGCCGTGGAAACCATGTGGCTGCTCTGAATCGGTCCGTTGCATTCCGACcgatgattattttatttatttttttttttttggcgaaGTCTCTGACCATGACCTTCTGTGTGAtcccacccaccacccccacctccacctccgccCCTTCACGGCAGGATCGCCAAGAACTACCAGACATCGCCGGACCTGCGGCTGACCTGGCTCCAGAACATGGCGGAGAAGCACAACGGGAGGAAGTGCTTCACGGAGTCAGCCATGTGTCTGGTGCATGCCGCTGCTCTCGTGGCCGAGTACCTCAGCATGCTGGAGGACCACAAGTACCTTCCTGTGGGTAGCGTCACCTTCCAAGTGAGTGACGCGTCTGGCAGGACACACACTCGCTCCCAAACCATGGCCAAAAAGTGTACCTTATGTCACAGGAATGAGATCCACACGAGCAGACATTCCGCGTGGAAAACCATGAGCTCGTGGCGTGCGGCGGTGCAAGCATGTGGGTTCTGTAGGGCAGACCATAAGGGACGTCGCGCGTGGTCACAGGCAGCTCGGTGGTGTTCGCTTTTCTGCTGCGGTCGAGCGGCTTTGAGGAGAGGAGCTTGGATCAGCAGAGATGTGGTGTCGGACACAAAACTGTTCAgatgctgtctgtgtgctttaGATATTAGATGACATGAACTGAGGCACCAGTCAAGAAGCATCTCACAACTGACAGGTTGttgtaaaatattacaaaatgacTTTTGCAGCCCTCACTGCTGAACTTCCCATAACCTCCGCAAAAGTTGAGCTGTTGAACATATGAATGTTTCCTTCACTTGACTTTTGCGTGTGAAATTCAGcgagatgcagactttttcagCTCTACAACTCAAACTATGAATATTGTTATGCAAACTCCAGCAAGTTTCATCACTTCCATTGCCACCCCTGTCCACAAGGGGGAGCTAAGGGTTAGGCACGTTTACGTGCTCAAGAAACGAACAAATGAAAAGATCGGCTGTTTTGGTTAATCTGTAGaggctttattttatttatttgtttgtttgaaatttatttatttatttatttttgcaaggCTTTCCTTTCAGAATACAGTGCATTTAAAATGCCAGAGCAGCAGGAATAACTAAAGGTGATCTCCCTGTGACAGAACATTTCCGCGAACGTGCTAGAGGAGTCCGCCGTGTCGGATGATATCTTGTCACCGGACGAGGACGGAGTCTGCTCGGGATGCTACTTCACGGAGAACGGGCTGGTGGCACTGCTGGAGCAGGCCGCAGAGCTCTTCAGTAACGTGAGTCAGAATAGCATGAATCTTCAGAATATATGCCCTCCAACACAGCAGGTGGTAGCGCTTGATCTGCTTTGTTAGATGTTTCATTCTCTTTGTGTTCCTGAAAGCTGATCTGGCTAAATCATGCCTACTTTATATGCTGCGTTGTCACCCGCCATCATTTGTTGACAGGGCGGGTTATACGAAGCAGTGAACGAGGTGTACAAGATCATCATCCCCATACTGGAGGCCCATAGAGACTTCCGGAAACTGGCGACCACGCACGACAATCTGAAGAGAGCCTTCGACAACATCGTTCACAAGGTAAACCGAATACAGCTGAACACGACGCTGGTTCATTAGGCGGTCACTCGGAACTCagagttcattgtttgtgttttgtctcaGGGTCACAAGAGGATGTTTGGGACGTATTTCCGGGTGGCATTCTTTGGCTCTAAATTTGGGGATCTGGATGAGCGGGAGTTTATTTATAAAGAGCCAGGAATCACACATCTGCCTGAGATCTCCCACAGACTGGAGGTAAGCCTGGATACACAGTCCAGGTGTCAAATGACACGCACCAAATCAATGAATTCTTCAGATGTAACTGTACACCTGTAGAACTTTTGTATTagaatataaaacatgaaatgtatttttgtattgttttctgaAGAATTTTTATAGCCAGTGTTTGGGAGATGGCGTTCTGGAAATGATAAAGGATTCCACACCTGTcgacaaaaacaaactgaatgCTAACAAGGTACTTGACACAAGATGTAATGCGAATTTAAAACTGAGCTAATTGAAACACAATCAATATCTAATTAGGGTTTCATAAAAAGGAAGGTTCTCTCTTTCTAAATCTGCACCCTCAGCTGCAGAAAGCTACTTATTCGCAGAATTTCCCCTTAAGGTTCCTTCATCCCTGTCCTTAGCTGACCCTAAGGGTGTCATTTCTGAACCAGGCATACATTCAGATCACCTACGTGGAGCCCTACTTCGACGACTACGAAATGAAGGACCGCATGACCAACTTTGAGAAGAGCTTCAACCTGCGGCGCTTCATGTACACCACGCCGTTCACGAAGAGCGGCCGTCCGCGCGGCGAGCTGAATGAGCAGTACAAGAGGAAGACCATCCTCACCACCATGCACGCCTTCCCCTACATCAAGACGCGGATCAACGTCATTCAGAAAGAGGAGGTAAACGCAAAGCTTCCTCCACGCGGGCGCCCTCGCCCGGCCCGCTGCCGAAGCGCCAAAGTGGTCTTTAGGTTAATATGGCAGACGTATgctttgtgtttgctgttttgtgggGGCGGGGGACGCCCCTTCTGACGTCTCGCCCCTGTCGCCTGTACGGCAGTTCGACCTCACCCCGATCGAGGTGGCTATCGAGGACATGCAGAAGAAGACCCGTGAGCTGGCGATCGCCACGCACAAAGAGACGCCTGACGCCAAGATGCTGCAGATGGTCTTGCAGGGATCCGTGACGGCCACCGTCAACCAGGTCCGAGCTCCTCGTCCGTTCCTCAGCACCACACCCCCCTTCCTTTGCGTGATGGGAAAACTTTCCTTCCTCTCAGGAAATATCTCCATTTTCATCTCAGGAAAGCAGCAGTAATATAAGCACGATGCATTACAGTGACGTAAGCCACGTAAGTCCGTCTGAAAGGTTTTACAGCGATACTGCCTTTCTGGGGCCAGCCAGCGCTGTAGAATAACAGTTTACAACACCAATCATGGGGAGTTTACTGTGGCGAATGTCTCCAAAATCCTGAGGAGATGGCTGTGGTTACATGATGAATGCCAGTTGGAGGGACTACATAGGAAGTGCAGCTCGAGTCCTCCACTGCCTGGCCCAGAGGGGCCATCCCTTAGACAAAGCCCTATTCATGATCTCTCCCTTCTGTGTTGACTTTACCTTGTGGCCTTCGATGTGCAGAGCATTCATTTTTCTCCTTGTGCTGTGAGTGAGCGAGCTAGTGAGCAAGAGATCCCTTCTCCTCTCACCGTCCGTGCATGTTCAGGGACCGCTGGAGGTGGCCCAGGTCTTCCTGAATGAAATCCCTGCAGACCCCAAGCTCTACCGTCACCACAACAAGCTACGTCTGTGTTTCAAAGAGTTCCTCCTACGGTGAGTGTGGCATTTAAGACGAGCGATATAAACAATTgactttttccccccccccccccctttgttcAGGTGAACgattagatttatttttatttatttatttttttcctcttgtacATTTCTTAAGACGGCTAAAGATGTTAATAGAAGGGTTTTTTCTGTTTGCAAAAATGGGACCAAGCTGGTGTTTAATGTCAGTGAGCTACATTTGATTTACATTATCCTTAACTGaaacactaaataaacaaacttcaGAATGCTGCGGGGATTTTTTTTGCTGGACATAATGGAAGTTTGGAGAATGTTTAGGGAATGTTTCAGGTCAACTCTTGAAGGTGGCTTTCATTCTGGAAAAGCACTTGTGGGAACCCATGCCTTGATTACCAGTAAACTGACAATTGTTTACTGGAAtttcaaaaatgattattttcttACATAATCCATCCAAGATGGCACGACTCCTTACGGTATAAGCCACGTTATTTGCTGAACGTTACGGTCTCCATGGGCACAGGCTGGACCAGAGTCTGCATGTGTGAGGCTGGAAATCACGGATAAGCCGCCATGCAGAACACAGTAGCTGCATTCATGGGGTTTTTAAAGGTTTCCAGATAAGTGGTCACCCCGAGAGGTTTCCCGTCTAACCTTTAACCTTAGCCTTAAATCAGTGTCCAaagcatttttcacatttgatgTTTGCACACAACTGAGTCTCTGAACAATATCGGTTTGTGCTCAAGTTGCCTGTGGGTCGTTGGTTTTGAATTGTGTGGTTTTCTTTACATCTCTTTAAGCCCTTGTAGAAACACGGGTATCCCAGTGGTAAGACCATTTGGATACAAGTAAATCTGCTGTCACTATTTCAGCACATGCTGCCATGTTCCAAATTTGAGCGTAGTGTGTTaccgttgttgttgtttattttctccCCTTAGCCATCCTTCATTTTGTAGCTGCAGCTCTAAATGGCCATTCAGTAACTGAAATACCAGGAAAGACCCTTTCGTTTCCTCTGTCAGTCAAAATCCCCTCCCCTGCCTGCTCCGCTTTCTGGGGCCTCGGGTTTCTCGTGGCCAGGGCCAGGCGGAAATGCGCCGGCCTCGCCGCAGGGTCGAAGTTCATGGCGAGCGCTTATGTTTGGTGCAGGTGCGGCGAGGCGGTCGAGAAGAACAAGCACCTGATCGCGTCCGACCAGAAGGAGTACCagcaggagctgaagaagaACTACAACAAGCTGAGGGAGAATCTGAGGCCCATGCTGGAGAGGAAAATCCCTGAGCTCTACAAGCCCCTCGTCAAGCCCCGGATGGAGAACAGGTATGGCTCGCTCGTCGAATCACCGAGCGCCTCGGCCTGTCGTTGCTAAGGACGCTGTTGTAGCCTGTGCTATTGCTAAGGCTGTAGATAGAGAACTTACTTTTGCTACGTCCAGCAGGTATTACAGTAGTCCTAGCTAGCTGGTTTGGCTTAACGGAGCCGTGCCACAAACCGGTGTACGTCCACCGCACACGGACGCGGTTGGTAGAGCGCAGTTCCTGAAGCAAGAGTTCAGAGTCATCTGGGTTCCCTTTCAAGAGAGCCATTGTTTTGATCACAGAGCGCTAGCTGCCCTTTCAAAGCCTTGTACTCCCCCCCCCATCTGTTTGAAACAGGGACTCCATCAAACGGCACAGTTTCCGCCGGACTCCGGAGGAGAGTTCATGATGTCATGAGACCGCAGTCTCCGGGGGAAGTCAGCAGGGGGAGAGAATCCCGTCGCTTCGAGGAAACGCGCAGCTCCGCTGATGTTCCTATGGCTGGGTTCCCGCACAGTATTAAAGATGCTTGAGAATGTTGCATATGTTACAGGTTAATATCCAGACAATCGGAGCGATGCTTCATACGGAGCATTTTAGCCCATCCTTCCATGAtcttctggtttgtttttttgtacctCTTATCCATCTTAGCTCGATATCAAACTAGCCATTTTTGGGGCACGATTTCAGCAGATTTCAACCTGGCTGACACATTGGTAGTTGGCTAATTTGTAAACTAATCAACACCAAGCAATTATGTTGACATGTACCATAAATTTGAAGCCCATAAAACATGGTGTCAAATCTAGTCCATTTataactttgtttttatttaatcagtGAATATTATTGTAACATCATTCCAGCATAAGTAGTGTTCTCTAGCAACTACCAAAACTGAACCAGTTGGACTTTTGCATAAGTTGCATCCTCAGTTGCACATAAAACTTTCCACTGAAACAGAACTCTTGGCAGTGTTGGATGCTCTAAGCCTTGATGTCATTAGATGTCACTGTCTGATCTAATGCAGTTGAATTTTGTAAAGTCTAAAGTCAGatgtagaaatgaaaatattgttttggaACACACTGTCTATTTTGAAGGTTAACAaagtttgtaatatttttttaagtagaaatatatgaataaatgtatatatttttgctttatttatagaAAACTAGATATTTTATGCTTGCTCCAGTGAGTCAGTTAGATGGGGGGGGAGAACACAATTTCAAAAGATTAAGCATAGAGGATCAGTTAAGAAGGTGTGCATTGTCTGccattttctatatattttattagcTGTAAATGTATACTTCGTGTAGGTCTTTATTTTCCTGTGCAAAGCTATCACCATGATGCTATAGTTACACACATTGTCCCATCACAGATGGCTGTCCTGTCTCCTCGAAAGCTGTAACCAGTATCGCATCATTTTCTGTTACACGTGTTGCTGCTCGTAACACTGAAAAATCAATGGCTTTAAACGGCTGTTCTTTAGGTGCATCAGTGCTCGCGAAATCAATAAAGACCTTCTGGCAATTACAAGACCTTCCAAGTTGTAATTTTCCAGCTCCAAAACAAAAAGCTATCGCCGCCCGCCGTGCACGCTTTCGCTGAGACGACAGCGCTCGGGCAGCAAACACGTGGCGAGAGGAGCAACGCAGCCATGCTGGACGCCTCTGCGTCTACGGCGCGCTCTGATGACGAAGTTAAACATGCGACGGCGTGCTGGGTGCCTCCTGGACTCTGTAGTCCAGCGGTTTGTGGAAGAGAAGCTGCTACGGCGACCGTACGCTAAACTGTATACCTTTTATCTGGATTTAGTCTACACGTATATGGCAGCTACGTTAAGGTGTGTGGGAGCACTACAGACTCTTTT
This window encodes:
- the dock8 gene encoding dedicator of cytokinesis protein 8 isoform X2 translates to MATLPASERRAFALKINRHSSAEIRRHFSGLTQAVPQYRHSMSGSINFNVPQSYDAVEPLDVEEFLMMHLRSGDAELMQELGDFPDDEPDVELVDRECRTVRHSVPLEGVELDPHVRDCVQSYTQPWLIVSRRCQGDGLSAYAERTGFHKLLLKQTFESDIQPQRPEEPVKSPSLTVLCDDEGARNTLSSSDFDLRALQPDPRLDCLLRFSSPEELDRFNLESRHANRQPELFALYPPSDEEDAVEIRPIPDCPKEHMGHRILVRCLSIKFEIEIEPIFATMALYDLKEKKKISENFHCDLNSDQMKSFLRGHTPHTDSSTTARAAIFSISYPSPDIYLVIKIEKVLQQGDISECAEPYMTMKESDTTKNKEKLEKLRSQAESSCQRLGQYRMPFAFATINIMSAISTVTLDRDTTDSDSVNGRTNTDKKAYLPRRNSERFSILEDQYNLSSFKPGIITITNFFKQEGERLSDEDLFKVLADLKRTSNIQRRVKTISGSVKLDVTPAPDTVAACLSPEIIPIKPVPEKIVRPIKEVLEFPSSDVYVPHCIYRNLLYVYPQRLNIGSRLASARNITVKIQFMNGEEASSALPVIFGKSNGPEFVSETYTPVTYHNKSPDFYEEVKIRLPARLTERHHLLFTFIHVSCQARQSQSASPETLIGYSWLPILSNERLQVGQCCLPIVQDRLPLNYSLHSPEKLPPQVPPVKWMESHKGLFSLELQAVSSVHTQDSYLERFFALCHALEGKAMFPIRVGEEKVPEHKLEHELKLSIISLSAAALEPLVLFLHLVLDKLFHLIMQPMVIAGQTANLAQIAFESVVSVVNSLHSSQELAKDQQGRNCLLATYLYFVFRLPDTPLEVFSTGQGVLHQEAKYSTMGRATATSVGNMLLQSRIRSSSNPDIPVPHSTEDTEVKDIMGSGHPSRMSIFVDASSHTQSSPSTLRHSGRKQFHEELALQMVVSTGVCRENVYKYAWFFFELLVKSMAQYVSQMDKRGIPRKSRFSDRFKDDITTIVNVVTAEIGTILVKQQKELEQAEKVNISLAFFLYDLMSLMDRGFVFNLVRNYCNQMSAKSVSMATLISMRLEFLRVLCSHEHYLNLSLYFSSPASAPASPSPSVTSQTSSSCSLQDQKLVAMFDLSQEFKQQHYLTGLILTELSAALDTESDGGKVQRKAINATYSLLCAHDLDARCSKPEVRTKIAALYLPLVGIIIDSINYLDFTVSDSRGSKGKAGGPEEDFENIPPINHSVAMAIAGNPFNTLARNAMVSMASVSGKSCSTLTAEASRSLLACFLWVMKNAEQGLVQRWLADTPPAQLGRLLELLTICVSCLEYRGKQSSDKVSTQALQKSQQAKARLEEALLGGMGARGEMMKRVGANDRTLGQRENLRWRKDLTQWRQTNDRQDKSKAELDQEAIIGGNLATEANLIVLDLLETIVQAVALGDCKDNAVGGVLRVLLHSLTCNQSSTYLSHCFSTIRALIVKFGDVLFEEEAEQCADLCQKVLQYCSSCVDSNRSQACATLYLVMRYSFSSASNFSRVKMQVTMSLASLVGKSSDVREEYLRRSFRTILSYAEEDSEMQATQLPAQVDELLKNLNSILLDTVKMKEFQEDPEMLMDLMYRIAKNYQTSPDLRLTWLQNMAEKHNGRKCFTESAMCLVHAAALVAEYLSMLEDHKYLPVGSVTFQNISANVLEESAVSDDILSPDEDGVCSGCYFTENGLVALLEQAAELFSNGGLYEAVNEVYKIIIPILEAHRDFRKLATTHDNLKRAFDNIVHKGHKRMFGTYFRVAFFGSKFGDLDEREFIYKEPGITHLPEISHRLENFYSQCLGDGVLEMIKDSTPVDKNKLNANKAYIQITYVEPYFDDYEMKDRMTNFEKSFNLRRFMYTTPFTKSGRPRGELNEQYKRKTILTTMHAFPYIKTRINVIQKEEFDLTPIEVAIEDMQKKTRELAIATHKETPDAKMLQMVLQGSVTATVNQGPLEVAQVFLNEIPADPKLYRHHNKLRLCFKEFLLRCGEAVEKNKHLIASDQKEYQQELKKNYNKLRENLRPMLERKIPELYKPLVKPRMENRDSIKRHSFRRTPEESS